A region from the Arachis ipaensis cultivar K30076 chromosome B01, Araip1.1, whole genome shotgun sequence genome encodes:
- the LOC110266947 gene encoding uncharacterized protein LOC110266947 — protein sequence METGKLRWVRQRQKELRAELYQGLQDALHTGENNAENVGRRTILPSSFVGSRRDMTQRLVRAEIPCKETEPHLHEAVLRNMVHGPCGTLNQSSPCMKNGQCKRNYPKEFVPETRRGDDSYPQYRKRFDTPIPINQNVTIDNRWVVPYNPWLLLKYDCHINVEICSSIKSIKYLYKYCYKGPDRVAMEVHRSSHYDEVQQFIDARWIAALEACWRIFRFNLYRMYPSVERLQVHLPNQHQVSFYEHQTISEIVNNDYFSRTMLTEFFALNRADDQQSRHLLYREIPEYYSWHSKEKEWHRRRTQKRAIGRIYTVSPTEGEKFYLRILLSNVRGPTGWDDLLTVDGVQYSSFKQSAQHRGLLESNSSIRSCLVEASILRMPCALRRLFATILIFCEPTDVRSLWDEFLSCMVDDYASTSTTTCNGLTNRLLRDLNDILLQHGKHIAQYDLPALTSDNDNDNFMSRIIQEEMSIEVPQEDLCSIERLNHDQSAAFRCIMNTIDRRESGVFFVDGPGGAGKTFLYRAIIADLRSKGHIVLVTASSEIAATLLPGGRTAHSRFKIPINAEPSSTCNISKQSDLAKLIRQTTAIIWDEVPLTNKETMESLDRTLRDILENNNPFGGKVMVMGGNFCQVLPVVPKGSKSQMISASIVKSHLWAFTKIFHLRQNMRSLNDRDFAEYLMRIGDGIEPTICEDLVQIEVGMAIPWEGEASLHKLIEETFPILQSHGWDASYMVERAILTPKNHDVQQLNDIFINQFPGDERILASFDEVEGDTNNLYQQEYLNSISTGGFPPHMLKETGFQSLWNTWKDEQSIASMRPIDNKVHPIKIYSIGWGGTVKADKTQLWKMEPRSQESSFIAWSKAPMANNLGTTTVTYTLTEDCCERPQDSNKDNVDRVVTPKEETKWNDDDKKKVELNAKAINLLHCAISFEERLRRLMKNKGKYKGSSSKEYNKDMSKVICHNCKEARHFKYNCPKLKKEDKGKKEKKRVLMASWEDLENDSDEEEDSECEAQICFMAGEDQLDEGKEGESKNQEKEISGPSKSDKAAAGDSAGDNSVLSHEFGKIFDSTTSLDPTMTETAPKSTRSHEWRFLKNYPQKFVIGDVS from the exons ATGGAAACAGGCAAGTTAAGATGGGTTCGACAAAGACAAAAGGAACTTCGAGCTGAACTGTATCAAGGCTTGCAAGATGCTTTGCACACAGGAGAGAATAATGCTG AAAATGTTGGCAGAAGAACGATATTACCATCGTCGTTCGTGGGCAGTCGTCGAGACATGACTCAACG TTTGGTCCGAGCGGAAATACCATGTAAAGAAACAGAACCCCACTTACATGAGGCAGTGCTAAGGAATATGGTCCATGGTCCTTGCGGAACACTAAATCAATCTTCACCGTGCATGAAGAACGGTCAATGTAAACGCAACTACCCAAAAGAGTTCGTACCCGAGACACGACGAGGTGATGACTCATATCCTCAATATAGGAAGCGATTTGATACTCCAATCCCTATAAACCAAAATGTCACAATTGACAATAGATGGGTGGTTCCGTACAACCCTTGGCTACTACTAAAGTATGATTGTCATATCAATGTAGAGATATGTAGCAGTATCAAGAGCATAAAATATCTATACAAGTATTGCTATAAGGGACCAGACCGTGTGGCAATGGAGGTTCACAGAAGTTCTCATTATGATGAGGTGCAACAGTTCATTGATGCAAGATGGATTGCCGCTCTAGAGGCATGTTGGAGGATATTTAGATTCAACCTTTACCGAATGTATCCATCAGTTGAAAGGTTGCAAGTTCATTTGCCAAATCAACATCAAGTGAGCTTTTATGAGCACCAAACTATTTCTGAAATAGTTAATAATGACTATTTCTCAAGAACAATGCTCACTGAATTTTTTGCACTTAATCGGGCCGATGACCAACAATCTAGGCATCTTTTGTACAGGGAAATCCCAGAATATTACAGTTGGCACAGCAAGGAAAAAGAATGGCATCGACGCAGGACACAAAAGAGAGCTATTGGTCGGATCTATACCGTTTCGCCAACAGAAGGTGAAAAATTCTATTTGCGTATTCTGTTGTCAAATGTAAGAGGCCCAACTGGTTGGGATGATTTGCTAACAGTCGATGGTGTCCAATATTCGTCCTTTAAGCAATCCGCTCAGCATCGAGGACTGTTGGAGAGTAATAGTAGTATAAGATCATGTTTGGTTGAGGCATCCATTTTAAGAATGCCATGTGCTCTAAGAAGGTTGTTTGCCACCATTCTAATTTTTTGTGAGCCAACAGATGTAAGAAGTCTGTGGGACGAGTTTCTTTCATGTATGGTGGATGATTACGCATCAACAAGCACTACAACCTGTAATGGGTTGACAAATCGTTTGCTTAGGGATTTAAATGACATCCTCCTACAACATGGAAAACATATTGCACAATACGATTTACCAGCTCTAACCTCAGATAACGACAACGACAACTTCATGTCTAGAATTATTCAAGAAGAAATGTCCATCGAAGTTCCTCAAGAAGACCTGTGTTCTATAGAAAGATTGAATCATGACCAGTCTGCAGCTTTCAGGTGCATTATGAATACAATTGATCGAAGAGAAAGTGGAGTGTTCTTCGTGGATGGACCAGGAGGAGCAGGTAAGACATTTCTTTACAGAGCTATAATTGCAGACTTAAGAAGTAAAGGGCATATTGTCTTGGTAACTGCGTCCTCAGAAATAGCTGCAACTTTACTGCCTGGTGGTCGAACAGCTCATTCTAGATTTAAGATCCCAATCAATGCAGAGCCATCCTCCACGTGCAATATAAGTAAACAATCTGATCTTGCAAAACTGATTAGGCAGACGACCGCGATAATTTGGGATGAAGTGCCATTGACTAATAAAGAGACAATGGAATCACTGGACCGCACATTACGAGACATCTTAGAAAACAATAATCCATTTGGAGGGAAGGTGATGGTTATGGGAGGGAATTTTTGCCAAGTACTACCTGTTGTGCCGAAAGGAAGTAAGTCGCAAATGATTTCAGCTTCTATTGTTAAATCACATTTGTGGGCATTCACCAAAATTTTCCACCTGCGACAAAATATGCGATCTCTTAATGATCGTGATTTTGCGGAGTATCTTATGCGCATAGGGGATGGGATTGAGCCTACCATATGTGAAGACTTGGTACAAATAGAAGTAGGCATGGCAATACCATGGGAAGGTGAGGCATCATTACACAAATTAATAGAAGAAACCTTTCCAATTTTACAATCTCATGGGTGGGATGCATCTTATATGGTGGAGAGAGCGATATTGACACCCAAGAATCATGATGTGCAACAGCTTAATGATATTTTCATCAACCAATTTCCGGGAGACGAACGAATTTTAGCATCCTTTGATGAAGTAGAAGGAGATACAAATAATCTGTATCAACAAGAATATCTTAACTCGATCTCTACAGGTGGATTTCCACCTCATATGTTGAAG GAAACAGGATTTCAATCGTTATGGAATACATGGAAGGATGAGCAATCAATTGCATCAATGAGACCAATCGACAATAAA GTTCATCCAATCAAAATTTATTCTATTGGTTGGGGAGGTACAGTTAAAGCAGACAAAACTCAACTATGGAAGATG gagccaaggtctcaagaatcaagcttcatCGCTTGGAGCAAAgctccaatggcgaacaacttgggcacaaccacagttacCTACACTTTAACAGAAG ATTGTTGTGAGCGGCCCCAAGATTCCAACAAAGACAATGTTGAtcgagtggtgactccaaaagaggAAACTAAATGGaatgatgatgacaaaaagaAAGTGGAGCTGAACgctaaagccatcaaccttctACACTGTGCTATCAGTTTTGAGGA GAGACTTAGAAGGCTAATGAAGAACAAAGGCAAGTATAAGGGCTCAAGCTCAAAGGAGTACAATAAGGACATGAGCAAAGTGATTTGCCACAACTGCAAGGAGGCTAGACATTTCAAATACAACTGTCCGAAACTCAAGAAGGAagacaaaggaaagaaagaaaagaaaagagtgcTCATGGCATCTTGGGAGGATCTTGAAAATGATTCAGATGAGGAAGAAGACTCCGAATGTGAAGCTCAAATCTGCTTCATGGCTGGTGAGGATcaacttgatgag GGCAAAGAAGGAGAATccaaaaatcaagagaaagaaATTTCTGGGCCATCTAAATCTGATAAAGCTGCTGCAGGAGATTCTGCAGGAGATAATTctgttttgtctcatgaatttgGCAAAATTTTTGACAGTACAACTTCTTTGGATCCTACAATGACTGAAACTGCTCCTAAGTCTACAAGATCCCATGAGTGGAGATTCTTAAAGAATTATCCACAGAAATTTGTCATTGGAGATGTTTCTTAA